A region from the Clostridia bacterium genome encodes:
- the hpt gene encoding hypoxanthine phosphoribosyltransferase has translation MKVLISTEQLARRVEELARQIEADYRGRELLVVGILKGSVVFLADLIRHLNLPLEVDFMAVASYGSATTSSGVVRVLKDLEGPVLGRHLLLVEDIVDTGLTLRYLRDLLIGRGPATLRTCVLLDKREQRRVEVAVEYCGFVIPSLFVVGYGLDYAEKYRHLPYIAVLDSEVNSREESRP, from the coding sequence ATGAAGGTTCTAATCTCTACCGAGCAACTCGCCCGGCGGGTGGAGGAACTGGCGCGCCAGATTGAGGCGGATTACCGCGGCCGGGAGCTGCTGGTGGTGGGCATTCTCAAGGGCTCGGTGGTGTTTCTGGCCGATCTCATCCGGCACCTGAACCTGCCTCTGGAAGTGGACTTCATGGCCGTGGCCAGCTACGGCTCGGCCACCACCAGTTCCGGGGTGGTAAGGGTGTTGAAGGATCTGGAAGGGCCGGTGCTCGGCCGCCACCTCCTGCTGGTAGAGGATATCGTGGACACGGGCCTGACCCTCCGCTACCTGCGGGATCTGCTGATCGGGCGGGGCCCGGCCACCCTCCGCACCTGCGTTTTGCTGGACAAGCGGGAGCAGCGCCGGGTGGAGGTAGCGGTGGAATACTGCGGCTTTGTCATCCCCAGCCTTTTCGTGGTGGGATACGGCCTGGACTACGCGGAGAAGTACCGGCATCTGCCCTACATTGCCGTGCTGGACTCGGAGGTAAACTCCCGGGAGGAATCCCGCCCTTAA
- the guaA gene encoding glutamine-hydrolyzing GMP synthase, producing the protein MKVRTRETVVLLDFGAQYNQLIARRVRECRVFCEVLPYNTSWEEIAQRQPRGLIFSGGPASVYRPDAPRCDPRVFQSGLPILGICYGMQLMTQELGGQVSPAPGREFGRARLKVLVPDDPLFSGLPEEQEVWMSHGDQIHSPPPGFIVTASTEYAPVAAMSHPERRWYGLQFHPEVKHTPLGTEILRRFLYDVCGCQGTWTMRSFIEEQVKQIRTAVGDGRVICALSGGVDSTVAAVLVHRAVGDRLTCVFVDHGLLRQGEGEAVYRRLTARGLKVVYVQAAERFLSKLAGVADPETKRRIIGHEFIRVFEEEARKLGRVDYLVQGTLYPDVIESGTGAAALIKSHHNVGGLPPDMELKLIEPLRLLFKDEVRQVGLELGLPEEAVWRHPFPGPGLAVRILGEVTQEKLEILRRADAIVIEEIRRAGLYRQLWQAFAVLPSIRSVGVMGDERTYAYPVILRAVTSEDAMTADWARLPYEVLERIASRVVNEVPHVNRVVYDITSKPPATIEWE; encoded by the coding sequence TTGAAGGTGCGAACGCGGGAAACGGTGGTGCTGCTGGATTTTGGTGCCCAGTATAACCAGCTTATTGCCCGACGGGTTCGGGAGTGCCGGGTCTTCTGCGAGGTGCTCCCCTATAACACTTCCTGGGAAGAGATCGCCCAGCGCCAGCCGCGGGGCCTTATTTTTTCCGGGGGACCGGCCAGTGTGTACCGGCCGGATGCTCCGCGCTGCGACCCGCGGGTTTTCCAAAGCGGTCTCCCCATCCTGGGAATCTGTTACGGGATGCAGTTGATGACCCAGGAGTTGGGCGGGCAGGTTTCCCCCGCCCCCGGCCGGGAATTCGGACGGGCCCGGCTTAAGGTGCTGGTTCCGGACGATCCCTTGTTTTCCGGCCTGCCCGAGGAGCAGGAGGTGTGGATGAGCCACGGTGACCAGATCCACTCTCCTCCCCCGGGGTTCATCGTCACGGCCAGCACCGAATACGCGCCGGTGGCGGCCATGAGCCACCCCGAACGCCGCTGGTACGGGCTGCAGTTTCACCCCGAGGTGAAGCATACCCCCCTGGGCACGGAGATACTCAGGCGGTTTCTTTACGACGTCTGCGGCTGTCAGGGTACCTGGACCATGCGCTCCTTCATCGAGGAGCAGGTGAAGCAGATCCGGACGGCCGTGGGCGACGGCCGGGTGATTTGCGCCCTGAGCGGCGGGGTAGACTCCACGGTAGCGGCGGTGCTGGTGCACCGGGCGGTGGGGGACCGGCTGACCTGCGTGTTCGTGGATCACGGTCTTCTGCGCCAGGGCGAGGGCGAGGCGGTTTACCGCCGGCTCACCGCCCGGGGCCTAAAGGTGGTCTACGTACAGGCGGCGGAGCGCTTCCTTTCCAAGCTGGCCGGAGTTGCCGATCCCGAAACCAAGCGGCGCATAATCGGCCACGAGTTCATCCGGGTCTTCGAGGAGGAGGCGCGTAAGCTGGGGCGGGTGGACTACCTGGTGCAGGGAACCCTCTACCCGGACGTGATCGAATCCGGCACGGGAGCGGCGGCCCTCATCAAGAGCCACCACAACGTGGGCGGCCTGCCCCCGGACATGGAGCTCAAGCTCATCGAGCCCCTGCGCCTGCTATTCAAGGACGAGGTGCGCCAGGTGGGGCTGGAGCTGGGGTTGCCGGAAGAGGCGGTGTGGCGCCACCCCTTCCCCGGACCGGGCCTGGCGGTGCGCATCCTGGGCGAGGTAACTCAGGAGAAGCTGGAAATCCTGCGGCGGGCCGATGCCATCGTGATCGAAGAGATCCGGCGGGCCGGGCTGTACCGGCAGCTGTGGCAGGCCTTCGCCGTGCTGCCTTCGATCCGCAGCGTGGGGGTCATGGGCGACGAGCGCACCTACGCCTACCCCGTTATCCTTCGGGCGGTCACCAGCGAGGATGCCATGACCGCCGACTGGGCCCGCCTTCCCTATGAGGTACTGGAGAGGATCGCCTCCCGGGTGGTGAACGAAGTGCCCCATGTGAACCGGGTGGTCTACGATATAACCTCCAAACCGCCGGCCACCATTGAGTGGGAGTGA
- the purE gene encoding 5-(carboxyamino)imidazole ribonucleotide mutase: MPSPAKVALIVGSPNDLPKVRAATEVLAELEVGYEVVVASAHRTPEKAAVFASGAAEQGIEVIIAGAGLAAHLPGVIAARTTLPVIGVPLSGGSLGGLDALLSVVQMPSGVPVATVGIDAFKNAALLAASILALKDRELADRLRDYRRRTAENAEAEAERKIRELWGAES, encoded by the coding sequence ATGCCGAGCCCGGCCAAGGTAGCCCTAATCGTGGGCAGTCCCAACGACCTGCCCAAAGTACGGGCGGCCACCGAGGTGCTGGCCGAACTGGAAGTCGGCTACGAGGTGGTGGTGGCCAGCGCCCACCGCACCCCGGAGAAAGCGGCCGTCTTTGCTTCTGGCGCTGCCGAGCAGGGCATAGAGGTGATAATCGCCGGTGCGGGTCTGGCCGCCCACCTGCCCGGGGTGATCGCCGCCCGCACCACCCTGCCGGTGATCGGCGTGCCCTTAAGCGGGGGCAGCCTCGGGGGGCTGGATGCCTTGCTGTCGGTAGTGCAGATGCCTTCCGGCGTTCCGGTGGCCACGGTGGGCATCGACGCCTTTAAGAATGCCGCCCTGTTGGCCGCCTCCATCCTGGCCCTGAAAGACCGGGAACTCGCGGACCGCCTGCGGGATTACCGGCGGCGGACGGCGGAGAACGCGGAAGCGGAGGCGGAGCGCAAGATTCGGGAACTGTGGGGGGCTGAATCGTGA